A region of the Candidatus Methylomirabilis oxygeniifera genome:
CACGCCGCCCTCAAAATAATCCAGTTCTTGTCGCGCAGCCGAACCACCCCGACGCGCTTCCCGTGAAGATCTTGCAGTCCGTTGATCGATGAGTCGGAAGGAACCACAAGTCCTCCCGCAATCCGTCCATAGGGGAAGAACGCCGTGACGGGTAGACCATCCGTCCGGTGGCGACCGATGACGATCCAATCGATGTCGATCAGATCGACGGCCCCCTCTTTCAGGGCCACCTCAAACGATTGGAACGCGCCTGTGATCTGATCCCGAACCAGGGTAATCTGCAGGTCAAAGCCGTGCTTGGCATCAAGCTCCAGCTTCTTCATCGCATAGACGAACCAGCGGGGGCTCCCGGTCGGCTCAAAGGCCGCCCGCAGAACCGGTAGTCCGGTTGCGCCGTTATTCACAGCCATCATACAGATTCACTCCTTGAAAAACAGACTGAAGGCTGAAGGTAGACAGGCTAAACACTTGAGGCTAAAAGTAAGACTTTTTGACCTGAAAGCCTCCAGCCCAAGCCCCTTCAGCCTATCTGCCTGGTGCTTCCCAGCAGCAGACCCGCCCGCCTGGTGCGCTCCATCGTCCACCGCTTTCTCAGCTCTTGCCATTCGGGAACATACGGCTCCAGCGACAGATCGGTCCCGGATGCCACGATCGCATCGATCAATCTCCGGTAAAACCGCGTAATGTCCTGCATCAACTCTTCTGACCGTTCCCGCCCCTGGATCTTCAAGTAATCGACCCCCGCCTCGACAAAACCCGGCAGCTCCCATAATTGGAGGAAGGGATCGTTGCGCAACGTACTCTTGCCATCGAACTCTCCGTCGGACCCCGCCACGTCCCATCCTCCCTGACAGACCCGCGAGCAGCCCCTGGCGCCGCGATTGGCGGAGCCGATGACCTCATCATCTGCGCCATCCGACCACTCCTTATAGACGAGGTAGCTGCTCATAATGCACTTACCCGGACAGACGATCCCGAGCGGCATCGGCTGAAAGAGAAAGATCTCTACGTTCATGCCGACCTCTGTCTTGATCGCCTTCACCTCATCAGGCTGTAGTCGGTACGGCAGGATGATGCAGCTTCCCCCGAGCGTTTTGTAGAAGTAGATATCCTGGCGGTTGGTCACGGCGCTCCCGATGCTGACATGGATGTCGATCGTAGGAAATTGGCGCCGGACAGCGACGATACACCCGGGATCAGACAGGACGAACCCGGACACACCCCACCCCGCATACGCTTCGACCTTCTGCATCAGGCGCGGCATCTCGGTGGGGCCGGGCATGGCATTGAGGGCGACCTTGACCTCTCGCCCCATGGCGTTGGCCAATTCGCTCAGCTCCCTGATCTCCTCATCAACCAAATCCATCTGGGACGATCGGCGGCTCCACCCGCGGGCCCCGACATAGACGGCGTCGGCGCCCTCGGCCAGCGCGTTACAGGCCATCCGCAGCGTCCCGCCGGGGGCGAGTAACTTCACCGTCTGCGTCACGGTATGCGCGCCTGTAGTCATCGGCATCAGGCCTTCGCCCGCGCAACGAGACGGTCGTCTCGCCGCCTCCGCTCGCTCGCCCACCGCTTCTTCAACTCCTGCAACTCGGACACATAATGGGCCGTCACCTCATCGGTCGGAAAAATCTGTAAATCGTCGACAACCTTCCGGTAGAAGCTGACGATATCCCGGACCAGATCATCGGACCGATCCCTCCCCGGCACTTTGAAGTAGTCCACGCCCGCCTGAATATAGTCGGACAGCTCCTGCAGCCAGAGCAACGGGTTGCCTTTCAGGCCGAACTTTCCGTCGATCTCTCGGTCATCGGCCGTCGCCTCCCACCCGACCTGGCAGACCCGCAGGCAATCACCGCCCCGGTTCGCGCTGCCGTAAAAGTAATCCTTCCCCTCGTTATCGAGCCACCGGTTGGAGCTGAAGTAACTGCTCATCGTACACTTGCCCGGACAGACGATCCCATCCAGATTCTCGGTCCTGAACAGGAAGACCTCCAGGCCCACATCCAGGGATTGCTTGATGGCCCGGACGTCTTCGATCCCCATCCGGTACGGCAGGATGACGACGCTGGCCCCCAGCTCGTGGTAAAACTTCACCTCAAGGGCGTTGCTCAGTCCGGCTCCAACGCTGACATGGATCGTGATGTCAGGGAAGTGGGATCGCACCTGAACCATGGAACCGATGTCGCTGATCATGAACCCGGTGACGCCCCACCCGGTATACATGTCCACCTTCTTCAGGAGGAGCGGGACCTCTTCCGAGCTGGGCATCGTGTTTAGCACAACCCTCACATGCTTACCCTGAGCGCGCGCCGCAGCGCAGAGCTCCCGGACCTCTGCGTCGGTCAGTTCAGTGTCGGAACCCCTTCGACTCCATCCCCTGACGCCGACATAGACCGTATCGGCCCCCGCCTCCAGAACTGAGAAAGCCATCGTCCGCGTTCCGCCAGGCGCCATCAGCTTCGCCATTGGTTACCCCTCCCCACGCCCTTCGTCACGCAATCGGAGACAGCGCCTGAGGGCTGAGATATTCCTGCCCGGACACGCCGAAATAAAATCCATTGCAGAGTCCGCTATGCGACACCGATCTCAACTGATCCAGCCACGGCTCAGCGGCACACTCCTCGCCGGACTGAGCCTTGTGGAGCGCCTCCCGGTAGACGCGTCCTGCCGTTTCGACGTAGGCGCCCGTTTCCCCAAGCGTATAGATGTAGAACAGGTTGAGGTCGCTCTGGACCAGGCGATCCAGATACTCGAGCATGCACAGATCCTTGCCGCTCAGGTTTGCCCTGCCGATGCTCTTGAGCTCCCACTCTTCATGGGTCAGCCAGTGTCCCTGGGAGCAGCTCTCTTCGCAATGGAGCGGCACCTGACCGGTGTAGTCAGTCACGAAGCAGGTCCCCGAAATCGCCAGCGGGATCTTGCCGTGCAGAGGGACAATCACCTGAACGGGCGAGTGATCCCGAATATAGATCAGCTCTTCCAGGCTCAGTTCAGCGTTCGGAAAGACCCGTTCCACCCCATACGCCTGGAGTACCCGCGCGGTCTCGTGCGTGTAGAGGTTGCCGAAGACCCCAAGATGGATCGGGATATCACCAAGGATCTCGCGCACCATCCCCAACAGGCCCATATTGTGGACCTCGACACCGTCAAGGGGCAGCCCGCGGACACCCTGGAGCAGCTCCTTAATCCAAACCAGGTCGCTGTCCTTCGGAATAGCGTATGTGCTCAGATAGCACTTCTTTCCCATCGACTTGATCCGCTCCACCCCCGAGACAAGCGTCTCGATATTTCGGGAGAAGTTACCGGGATAGAGGGGGCAGGTATAGTCACCCAGGTAGAGTGCATCGTATGCAGACAGATCGATCTCGTGCAACTGCTTGGGTCCGGGAATATGCGTGGATAATTCAAACATCTCAGCCTCCACCGTCGTTTGAGAATGAGTAGCGAGCAGGACTATTGTCCAAAAGGGATTGGAGATATTGCACATCGAGTGCCAACCGCTCTCGGGACTAGTGATGTAAGTTGCTGATTCTTATGATGGTGACTGGCGAAGATCAGGAGTGTTGGCAGACTAATTCAGCGGGACAAGACGAGCAGTGGGGCAAACGCCCCAACGTGGGTGATCTGCCCCATCTCATGCGTGCTGCGCCATGAAGAGATACCGGCGCTTATTTCAACCTGTCAGTTAGGCGCGTTGAAACGGTTTCGAGGTACGCCTATCTGGAGTCCTGGGGAATCTGTAGCAGCCCATGGGGGCTAAGATTGTAAGCTCGTTCACGCTTACGGTGTGATCGCGACACCATACGTCAGGACATACGCAGCGAAACTGGCGGGTTCAGGCTGGTGCAGCGAGCGCGCGGAAAAGAAATGGAGCTTGATATCATCGCCTGCCTTCTCTTGTACCAGGGCTGCGGTGTGCGCGCGGGTCGCAAGGTCCCACGATTCGAGGTCCTCCAGAAAGACCGCGAGATCGATGTCGCCCGATTCATCGGCGCCTTCTTCCACCCACGAACCAAACAGGTAGGCCGCCGCTACCGGGGTATAGCGGGACAGCAGCTCCAGTGCGTACTGAGCGCGGTGTTTGATCACAGCGTCGATGTCAGCCATCACACCACCCCCTTCGTTTTCTTTACTACCCCAAAGAGGGCTGCCTGTAAGAAGTTCAGTGAGTCGCAAGGACCTCGCGAAGAGCGGCGACAAATCGCTCATTCTCATGAAAGGCGCCGATGGTGACCCTCAGGGACGTCCGGAGCCCATATCGGGCTAGAGAACAGACGGCCACTCGTTTCTCCGCCAAGACTCGAACAACCTGGTCGACATCCCGTTCGACATCGACAAGGATGAAGTTTGCCGCCGTCGGTACGTAGCGTACTCTCAGCTTCTCAAAAGCCTGGTAGAGATACTGCTTGCCATCCTCATTAAGGCGCTTCGAGCCGACGAGGTGCGCCTCATCATCGAGGGCAGCCACGGCGGCTGCGCCGGCTAAGACGTTGACGTTGAACGGCTGCCTCGCCTTATCAATGAGCGCAACACAATCGGGCGGGGCGATCGCGTACCCGATCCGCAGCCCCGACAACCCGTAAATCTTGGAGAAGCTCCGCAATGCGATCACCGAGCGGCCCTCCCGCACGTAGCGCACGGCGTCAGGCTGAAGCTCGTCGGGGAGATACTCACGATATGCCTCGTCGAGAAGAACGATGACCCTTTCCGGGAGCGCCTCGATAAAGGCGGCGATGTCATGGGGCGGGACACAGCTTCCTGTCGGATTGTTCGGGTTGCTGATAAAGACCATCCTGGTCCGCAGCGTAATCTGTTGAGCCATGGCCTGAAGATCATGGCGAAACGCTTTCAATGGAACTGCGGCTCGTTGGCTTCCCGCAGCCTGAACCACCCGGCCGTAGAAGGCGAAGGCGGGATCGCCAACGATAGCCTCTGCGTCAGGACCGAGGAAGCACCGCGCGCACAGATCGATCAGCTCACTACTGCCGTTCCCCAGCGCAATATGCGCCGGTGACAGCCCGAGTCGCGCGGCCAATCGCTCCTTGAGATCGTGTCCCTGACAATCGGGGTACCGGTTGAGACCGTGCAGCAGACCCTGTATCGCCTTGACCGCCAGCGGTGACGGTCCCAGGGGATTTTCGTTGTAGTCGAGTTTGACCCACTCCTCACTCGCCGGCCTCTTTCCAGTTTCATCAAATGGCCTACTATGGCGGTAAGGGGGCAGCCGCTTCAGGTGTGGAGAAGCCGCCTCTTCAAAGTCGGAAGGCATGATCCGGAATGGGACTAGAAATGTTTGTAGCGGTAGGCCACCGCCACGGCCTCGAGCTTGGTGTGGAGGCCGAGTTTGACGAGGATCTTCTGGGTATGGTTGCGGGCGGTGGTAGTGCTGATTTGAAGCGCTTTCGCAATCCCCTTGGCAGTCTCGCCGCGGGCGATGAACCGGAGAACCTCCTGCTCTCTAGGCGTTAATGTCTTTAAGGGAGAGGCGCTCTCCGAGGTCGTCATTGCACCGCCATCCGAGAGGGTCCCTTCGCTTCCCAGCAGGGACTGGACCTTGCCGAGCAGGACCTCGGTCTCTACCTGCCGGGTGACGTCGTGAAAGATGTGCACCATGGTGAAGAGGCTCGGAGAACCGGAGGGGACGACGATGGTGCTGACGTGGAGCCAGAGGGGGCGCCCCGTCTTGGTGTGGATCATGATCTCGCGCCCCTCAACCGGCTCCTCTTTCCTGGCTGAGGTGATCGGGGTACAATTCTCTCCGCACAGCCGGCACCCTGTTCGATTTCTGACAGCCCACACCTCGGAGCAGGGCTTTCCCAAAACCTCTGCCGCCGTAAACCCCACCAGGCGTTCAGCCGCCTTGTTCCACAGGGTGATCATGTGGTCTTGATCGACGCCGAGCGCTCCGTCTGCCGTATTTGAAAAGATCTCAGCAAGCGAACTTGTCGCCGGGTACGCCGTATCCATTATCTGTGCCATGCGGTTGTACACACCTTACATTAGGAAAAGACTATACTCAGGAAGATACCTGAGACCGCCAAAAAAATCAAGGGAAGCAATGAACTGTAACGTTGGTCATTCTTTGAGCAGCATCGGCTCCTCTTGCGCCTCTTGGTTATCGGCTGTAGGGCCCTTATGCATCTGATCAGGCCGCAGATCAGAGATATCCATCGTCGAATTCTCCGCCGCTTTGCCTTGAGAAGGACCAAGTGGCGTCAACCTCTCGAAATCCAGTAAGACGCGGTCCGCATCCGGCTCGGTTGCGTGCTCGACGGCCCGTTGTACCCTGCGCTTCGTGATCCGCCCAATGAGTACGCCGAGTAGAAATGCGACAAGGATGATCCCGGCTAGCTGAAGCGCCGGTACTGAA
Encoded here:
- a CDS encoding protein of unknown function (Evidence 5 : No homology to any previously reported sequences), which translates into the protein MPMTTGAHTVTQTVKLLAPGGTLRMACNALAEGADAVYVGARGWSRRSSQMDLVDEEIRELSELANAMGREVKVALNAMPGPTEMPRLMQKVEAYAGWGVSGFVLSDPGCIVAVRRQFPTIDIHVSIGSAVTNRQDIYFYKTLGGSCIILPYRLQPDEVKAIKTEVGMNVEIFLFQPMPLGIVCPGKCIMSSYLVYKEWSDGADDEVIGSANRGARGCSRVCQGGWDVAGSDGEFDGKSTLRNDPFLQLWELPGFVEAGVDYLKIQGRERSEELMQDITRFYRRLIDAIVASGTDLSLEPYVPEWQELRKRWTMERTRRAGLLLGSTRQIG
- a CDS encoding protein of unknown function (Evidence 5 : No homology to any previously reported sequences) gives rise to the protein MAKLMAPGGTRTMAFSVLEAGADTVYVGVRGWSRRGSDTELTDAEVRELCAAARAQGKHVRVVLNTMPSSEEVPLLLKKVDMYTGWGVTGFMISDIGSMVQVRSHFPDITIHVSVGAGLSNALEVKFYHELGASVVILPYRMGIEDVRAIKQSLDVGLEVFLFRTENLDGIVCPGKCTMSSYFSSNRWLDNEGKDYFYGSANRGGDCLRVCQVGWEATADDREIDGKFGLKGNPLLWLQELSDYIQAGVDYFKVPGRDRSDDLVRDIVSFYRKVVDDLQIFPTDEVTAHYVSELQELKKRWASERRRRDDRLVARAKA
- a CDS encoding protein of unknown function (Evidence 5 : No homology to any previously reported sequences) yields the protein MFELSTHIPGPKQLHEIDLSAYDALYLGDYTCPLYPGNFSRNIETLVSGVERIKSMGKKCYLSTYAIPKDSDLVWIKELLQGVRGLPLDGVEVHNMGLLGMVREILGDIPIHLGVFGNLYTHETARVLQAYGVERVFPNAELSLEELIYIRDHSPVQVIVPLHGKIPLAISGTCFVTDYTGQVPLHCEESCSQGHWLTHEEWELKSIGRANLSGKDLCMLEYLDRLVQSDLNLFYIYTLGETGAYVETAGRVYREALHKAQSGEECAAEPWLDQLRSVSHSGLCNGFYFGVSGQEYLSPQALSPIA
- a CDS encoding protein of unknown function (Evidence 5 : No homology to any previously reported sequences) → MADIDAVIKHRAQYALELLSRYTPVAAAYLFGSWVEEGADESGDIDLAVFLEDLESWDLATRAHTAALVQEKAGDDIKLHFFSARSLHQPEPASFAAYVLTYGVAITP
- the hisC gene encoding Histidinol-phosphate aminotransferase (Imidazole acetol-phosphate transaminase), with the translated sequence MPSDFEEAASPHLKRLPPYRHSRPFDETGKRPASEEWVKLDYNENPLGPSPLAVKAIQGLLHGLNRYPDCQGHDLKERLAARLGLSPAHIALGNGSSELIDLCARCFLGPDAEAIVGDPAFAFYGRVVQAAGSQRAAVPLKAFRHDLQAMAQQITLRTRMVFISNPNNPTGSCVPPHDIAAFIEALPERVIVLLDEAYREYLPDELQPDAVRYVREGRSVIALRSFSKIYGLSGLRIGYAIAPPDCVALIDKARQPFNVNVLAGAAAVAALDDEAHLVGSKRLNEDGKQYLYQAFEKLRVRYVPTAANFILVDVERDVDQVVRVLAEKRVAVCSLARYGLRTSLRVTIGAFHENERFVAALREVLATH
- a CDS encoding protein of unknown function (Evidence 5 : No homology to any previously reported sequences), with translation MDTAYPATSSLAEIFSNTADGALGVDQDHMITLWNKAAERLVGFTAAEVLGKPCSEVWAVRNRTGCRLCGENCTPITSARKEEPVEGREIMIHTKTGRPLWLHVSTIVVPSGSPSLFTMVHIFHDVTRQVETEVLLGKVQSLLGSEGTLSDGGAMTTSESASPLKTLTPREQEVLRFIARGETAKGIAKALQISTTTARNHTQKILVKLGLHTKLEAVAVAYRYKHF
- a CDS encoding protein of unknown function (Evidence 5 : No homology to any previously reported sequences), giving the protein MWAIIESALDLLFAFIDFLRVASVSVPALQLAGIILVAFLLGVLIGRITKRRVQRAVEHATEPDADRVLLDFERLTPLGPSQGKAAENSTMDISDLRPDQMHKGPTADNQEAQEEPMLLKE